The Verrucomicrobiota bacterium nucleotide sequence CGCAACTCCATTGCGACCAATTCGAGCGTAAGATCGCCGCGAAGGGCTTCGATCGCTTGCCGCGTGGCGGTGCGCGCTCGTTGGAGCGCGTCCTGATGCCGGGAGTTGATCATCACTTCGAGCATCTCCGCGCGAATCTCACCGGCCCAGACGACCTCCTTGATCGCATCCTTCAAGGCTTCGAGGCCTTGTCCAGTCACACAACAAACACTCGCGACCGGCGTTTTGGAGTTCGCGGGCAAACTGAGCCGATCCGACAGGTCGATCTTGTTCCGAACGAGAATTCGTTTCTTGCCGGCAAATTCGGCGAGATACAACTCGTCTTCGGGCGTCAACGCTTCCGAAACGTCGAACACGTGCAGGATCAACTCGGCTTTGGCTACCGTCTCGCGGCTGCGGCGGATGCCTTCTTCCTCGATCACGTCACCCGCCCGGCGCAGGCCCGCGGTGTCGATGAACACGATGGGCAGGCCGCGGAGGTTGGTCGTTTCTTCGATCGTGTCGCGCGTCGTGCCGGCAATCGGAGAAACGATGGCCCGGTCGCGGCCCAGCAGTTGATTGAGCAAACTGGACTTGCCGACGTTGGGCCGGCCGACGATGGCCGCGCGAATGCCGCGCCGCAGAATCTGGCCTTCGTTCGCAGTCCGGAGCAAGGTGTCCATGAAATCGACGGCGCGCTCCAATCGCCGCAGCAACTGATCCTTTGTGTCCGGCGCGATGTCTTCGTCCGGGAAGTCGATGTGCGCCTCGATGTGGGCCAGCGTCTTGACCATTTCGTCGCGGAGTTGGTTGATGCGTTGGGCGAGCTTGCCGGCGAGTTGTTCGTTCGCTGCCCTCAAAGCGAGTTCCGTATGGGAATGAATCAAGTCCGCGACGGCCTCGGCCTGGGTGAGATCAAGCCGTCCGTTCAGGAACGCGCGTTTGGTAAATTCGCCGGGCTCGGCGAGTCTCGCGCCGTTTTCCAGGACCGTGTCCAGAACCAACTTCGCGGGCAGCAGGCCGCCGTGGCATGAGATTTCGACCATGTCCTCGCGGGTGAAAGTCCTTGGAGCGCGAAGGACCGCGACCAACACCTCGTCCACGATGGCGCTGCGCCGGACAATTTTCCCGTAATGAATCGAGTGCGTCTCAGCGGCGGAGGGCCGCCGCGAGAATTTGCCGAGCGGCTGGAAGCACGCGTCTGCGATCCTCAATGCGCCGAGTCCGGAGAGACGCACGACCGCAAGGCCTCCTTCGCCCAACGGAGTGGAGATGGCCGCGATGGTGTCGTCGAGCAGGCTCAAGTGCTACTTCTCAGTATCCGAGGGCAAGGTCTCGGCGAAGGACTTTAGGGCAGCAATGACGTCTGGACCTTTGACCTGCCAGCGCGTTCGAAGTGCTTTAAGCTTAGAATGACCGCTCTAAGAGCGCTCGCCGAGGCTGGATCAATTTTCACGTGGCAAAAGGATGCAGAATCGACGGATGTTCTCCCGGAGCAAAGGCGAGGCCTTCTCCATTTCGACCAGATCCACCGGACAGGGGAACATCGACATGAGTTCGCCCAGCGTTTGGAGGTAAAGATGATCCAGCAAACCTTCGACAGCGAGATCGACGTCTGATCGCTCATCCTGCTCGCGCCATCGAGCCACGGAGCCAAAGACGCAAACATTCCGCGCTCCATGGGCGTAGAGCAAGGCCGCGCCCTTGCGTGCCACGGCCAGGCGTTCTTCTGGAGTTGCGACGATCATGGGTATCACTTAACCAATGCCACTGCGCTAAAGCAACCCCTGGGCTAGTCCTTCAAACAGCTTCCCCCTTGATTCTCCGCATCCCGTCCTTCCAGCCAGAGGCGTGCTTTCTCGTAACTCTTTTTCCCAAGGTAATGCAGCAATCTCGGATCGGTCTCCTTCGGCAACTGGCGCGTGAGCTCGTCGATCTGGCTGAAGATCGGGAGCAAACTGGGTTTGGGCTTTGCCGTCGGCAGGCTTCGCACCGTGTTCTCTAGCTCGATCAGCGCATCCAGAATTGTTTTCTCGATGGTTGTCACAGAATCACAATTACCGCAAAGATCGCCAGAAACCAAGCCTTCCCAAATATCCCAAAAAGCCTTGGAAAGAATTTCGCCCCTCCGGATACTCGCGCGCGATGACGAACGTTTCCCCACCGCCGCTGCGCCCTTTGTTTCTGGGCATCGATGCCGGCGGCACGCGCACGGTGGCCATCCAAACGGATGCTGCCGGCAATTTGCTGAAACGAATTGAATCCGGACCAGCCAATCTCAGACTTCTGACGAACGCCCAGCTTGTCGATCATTTGCGGACTCTGCAGGCTCAGTTCGCGCGCCCGGCCGCAATTGGCATCGGCATGGCGGGGA carries:
- the mnmE gene encoding tRNA uridine-5-carboxymethylaminomethyl(34) synthesis GTPase MnmE is translated as MSLLDDTIAAISTPLGEGGLAVVRLSGLGALRIADACFQPLGKFSRRPSAAETHSIHYGKIVRRSAIVDEVLVAVLRAPRTFTREDMVEISCHGGLLPAKLVLDTVLENGARLAEPGEFTKRAFLNGRLDLTQAEAVADLIHSHTELALRAANEQLAGKLAQRINQLRDEMVKTLAHIEAHIDFPDEDIAPDTKDQLLRRLERAVDFMDTLLRTANEGQILRRGIRAAIVGRPNVGKSSLLNQLLGRDRAIVSPIAGTTRDTIEETTNLRGLPIVFIDTAGLRRAGDVIEEEGIRRSRETVAKAELILHVFDVSEALTPEDELYLAEFAGKKRILVRNKIDLSDRLSLPANSKTPVASVCCVTGQGLEALKDAIKEVVWAGEIRAEMLEVMINSRHQDALQRARTATRQAIEALRGDLTLELVAMELRIATNAIGEIVGKTTTEDLLDSIFSQFCIGK
- a CDS encoding nucleotidyltransferase, with product MIVATPEERLAVARKGAALLYAHGARNVCVFGSVARWREQDERSDVDLAVEGLLDHLYLQTLGELMSMFPCPVDLVEMEKASPLLRENIRRFCILLPREN